One window from the genome of Flavobacterium agricola encodes:
- the gyrA gene encoding DNA gyrase subunit A, whose amino-acid sequence MSEGEKLISINIEDEMKSSYIDYSMSVIISRALPDVRDGLKPVHRRVLFGMYELGVLSNRAHKKSARIVGEVLGKYHPHGDSSVYDTMVRMAQDWSLRYTLVDGQGNFGSVDGDSAAAMRYTEARMKKIAEEILADLDKETVDFQLNFDDTLEEPKVMPTKIPNLLVNGASGIAVGMATNMAPHNLVEVVDGTLAYIDNNEITIDELMNYIKAPDFPTGGIIYGYEGVREAFKTGRGRVVMRAKAQFEEVDGKEAIVVTEIPYQVNKAEMIKKTADLVNEKKIEGISTIRDESDRNGMRIVYVLKREAVPNIVLNTLYKYTQLQSSFSVNNIALVNGRPEMLNLKDLIYHFVEHRHDVVTRRTQFELRKAEERAHILEGLIIASDNIDEVIAIIRSSKDGEEARGRLIERFNLSEVQSRAIVEMRLRQLTGLEQDKLRAEYDEIMKLINHLKELLASKELRMELIKEELIEIRDKYGDARRSVIEYAGGDVSIEDLIADEQVVITISHAGYIKRTPLSEYKTQNRGGVGQKSAGTRDNDFLEHMYVATNHQYMLFFTQKGKCFWMRVYEIPEGSKTSKGRAIQNLINIESDDKVKAFICTQDLKDQEYIDSHFVIMVTKQGQVKKTPLEQYSRPRLNGINAITIKEDDELFAAKLTNGQSQVLIALKSGKMVRFSEEKTRAMGRTASGVRGITLANETDEVIGLVTVSDLDSEILVVSENGYGKRSDLSVYRETNRGGKGVRAMNVTDKTGQLVSIGAVTDADDLMIINRSGLTIRLKVSDLRVMGRNTQGVKLINIKGNDAIAAVAKVMREEGDEDFEPALDEDGNPIVVAAEHQEILDFPEEDLMDEEEEFEDDLEDETEE is encoded by the coding sequence ATGTCTGAAGGAGAAAAGTTAATATCTATTAACATTGAAGACGAAATGAAATCATCTTACATAGATTATTCTATGTCTGTAATCATTTCGAGAGCTCTACCTGATGTTAGAGATGGTTTAAAACCAGTGCACAGAAGGGTTCTTTTCGGAATGTATGAGTTAGGGGTTTTATCTAATAGAGCACATAAAAAGTCGGCTAGAATTGTTGGGGAAGTATTAGGTAAGTACCACCCGCACGGAGATAGCTCGGTTTATGATACCATGGTTCGTATGGCTCAAGATTGGTCTTTACGTTACACGTTGGTTGATGGACAAGGTAACTTTGGTTCGGTAGACGGGGATAGCGCTGCTGCTATGCGTTATACAGAAGCAAGAATGAAAAAAATTGCTGAAGAAATTTTAGCAGATTTAGATAAAGAAACGGTTGATTTTCAATTAAACTTTGACGATACCTTAGAAGAGCCTAAAGTTATGCCAACCAAAATACCAAACTTGCTTGTTAACGGAGCATCGGGTATTGCAGTAGGTATGGCAACAAATATGGCACCTCATAACTTGGTAGAAGTGGTTGATGGTACATTGGCTTACATCGATAATAATGAAATTACTATTGATGAGTTAATGAACTACATTAAAGCACCTGATTTTCCAACGGGTGGAATTATTTACGGATACGAAGGCGTACGTGAAGCTTTTAAAACAGGTCGCGGTAGAGTGGTAATGCGTGCAAAAGCGCAGTTTGAAGAAGTTGATGGTAAAGAAGCTATTGTTGTAACTGAAATTCCGTACCAAGTAAATAAGGCTGAAATGATTAAAAAAACAGCCGATTTAGTAAACGAGAAAAAAATAGAAGGTATTTCTACCATTCGTGACGAATCCGATCGTAACGGTATGCGTATTGTTTACGTTTTAAAACGTGAAGCAGTGCCTAACATTGTATTAAATACCTTATATAAATACACACAATTACAATCTTCATTCTCGGTTAATAACATTGCATTAGTAAATGGTAGGCCAGAAATGTTAAATTTAAAAGATTTAATTTACCATTTCGTAGAACATCGTCATGATGTTGTTACGCGTCGTACTCAATTTGAGTTACGTAAAGCCGAAGAAAGAGCGCACATTTTAGAAGGATTAATTATTGCTTCAGATAATATTGATGAAGTAATTGCTATTATCCGTTCATCTAAAGATGGGGAAGAAGCAAGAGGCCGTTTAATAGAACGCTTCAATTTATCTGAAGTACAATCACGTGCTATTGTAGAAATGCGTTTACGTCAGTTAACCGGATTAGAACAAGATAAGTTACGTGCGGAGTACGACGAAATTATGAAGTTAATCAATCATTTAAAAGAATTATTGGCTTCTAAAGAATTACGTATGGAATTAATTAAAGAAGAATTAATTGAAATACGTGATAAATACGGTGATGCACGCCGTTCGGTAATTGAATATGCAGGTGGTGATGTTTCTATTGAAGATTTAATTGCTGACGAGCAAGTGGTAATCACCATTTCGCACGCAGGATATATTAAACGTACGCCATTGTCAGAATACAAAACGCAAAACCGTGGTGGTGTTGGACAAAAATCTGCAGGAACTCGTGATAACGATTTCTTAGAGCATATGTACGTGGCAACAAATCACCAATATATGTTGTTCTTTACTCAAAAAGGAAAATGTTTCTGGATGCGCGTTTACGAAATTCCAGAAGGATCAAAAACATCAAAAGGTAGAGCAATTCAAAACTTAATCAATATCGAAAGTGATGATAAAGTTAAAGCATTTATCTGTACACAAGATTTAAAAGATCAAGAATATATTGATTCTCATTTTGTAATCATGGTTACAAAACAAGGACAGGTTAAAAAAACACCATTAGAGCAATATTCACGTCCGCGTTTAAACGGTATTAATGCCATTACAATTAAGGAAGATGATGAATTGTTTGCAGCTAAATTAACTAACGGACAAAGCCAAGTTTTAATCGCATTAAAATCTGGTAAAATGGTTCGCTTTAGCGAAGAAAAAACACGTGCAATGGGCCGTACGGCATCTGGAGTTCGTGGTATTACCTTAGCTAATGAAACAGACGAAGTTATTGGTTTAGTAACCGTTTCTGATTTAGATTCAGAAATTTTAGTAGTTTCTGAAAACGGATACGGAAAACGTTCTGACCTTTCGGTTTACCGCGAAACAAACCGTGGTGGTAAAGGTGTTCGTGCAATGAATGTTACCGATAAAACAGGTCAATTAGTTTCTATTGGTGCCGTAACTGATGCAGATGATTTAATGATTATCAACCGTTCAGGTTTAACCATTCGTTTAAAAGTTTCTGACCTACGCGTAATGGGTAGAAATACACAAGGTGTTAAGTTAATTAACATTAAAGGTAACGATGCCATTGCTGCTGTAGCAAAAGTTATGCGTGAAGAAGGAGATGAAGATTTTGAACCTGCTTTAGACGAAGACGGAAATCCAATTGTTGTAGCTGCTGAGCATCAAGAAATTCTTGACTTCCCAGAAGAAGATTTGATGGATGAAGAAGAAGAATTTGAAGATGATTTAGAAGACGAAACAGAAGAATAA
- a CDS encoding alpha-ketoacid dehydrogenase subunit alpha/beta, producing the protein MNQPATKEVLSFDDFKAEVLHDYKLARVSRECSLLGRKEVLTGKAKFGIFGDGKELPQIAMAKAFKNGDFRSGYYRDQTFMMAIGALTPQQFFAGLYGHADIDLEPMSSGRQMGGHFSTPFLDKNGNWKNLTEQKNSSADISPTAGQMPRLLGLAQASKIFRNVPNIDTTNFSNNGNEIAWGTIGNASTSEGLFFETFNAAGVLQVPMIISVWDDEYGISVHAKHQTTKENISEILKGFQREENTNGYEIFTVLGWDYVALIETYTKAADLARKNHVPVLIHVQQLTQPQGHSTSGSHERYKSAERLQWETDFDCIAKMKSWMIANQIATEADLDTIDADAKAEVLEAKKAAWSAYLEPIKAEREQLLVVLNNLIVTNVEPAYISNLAAELKTIKDPIRKDILVTARKVLYKIKTQAAKTELSEWIKTYTEKIQPLYSDHLFSSSNANIENSQTVNPAYAADAELVDARLILRDNFDAIFNKYPETLIFGEDSGNIGDVNQGLEGMQEKYGELRIADAGIREATILGQGIGMAMRGLRPIAEIQYLDYLLYALQIMSDDLATLQYRTRGQQKAPLIIRTRGHRLEGIWHSGSPMGMIINAIRGIHVLVPRNMTKAAGFYNTLLSSDEPALVIECLNGYRLKEKMPINLGEFKTPIGEIEVLREGTDITLVSYGSTLRLVETAAEELAQIGISVEIIDVQSLLPFDIKHDVVKSIAKTNRLLIVDEDVPGGAAAYLMQQIVEEQNAYRFLDSKPETLTAKAHRPAYGTDGDYFSKPSVEDIYEKVYAMMHEANPKKYPSLY; encoded by the coding sequence ATGAATCAACCTGCAACTAAAGAAGTACTATCATTTGATGATTTTAAAGCCGAAGTTTTACACGATTACAAATTAGCTCGTGTAAGCCGAGAATGTAGTTTGTTAGGTCGTAAAGAGGTTTTAACAGGAAAAGCTAAATTTGGCATTTTTGGCGACGGAAAAGAACTTCCGCAAATTGCAATGGCAAAAGCCTTTAAAAATGGCGATTTTAGATCGGGTTATTATCGTGACCAAACGTTTATGATGGCAATTGGAGCTTTAACTCCACAACAATTTTTTGCCGGATTATATGGCCATGCGGATATAGATTTAGAACCTATGAGTTCTGGACGTCAAATGGGCGGACATTTTTCTACCCCATTTTTAGACAAAAACGGAAATTGGAAAAACTTAACCGAGCAAAAAAACTCGTCGGCAGATATTTCTCCCACAGCGGGGCAAATGCCACGTTTATTAGGTTTAGCGCAAGCTTCTAAAATTTTTAGAAACGTACCAAACATTGATACAACCAACTTCTCAAACAACGGAAACGAAATTGCTTGGGGAACTATTGGTAACGCATCAACTTCAGAAGGTTTATTTTTTGAAACTTTTAATGCTGCTGGTGTTTTGCAAGTTCCAATGATTATTAGCGTTTGGGATGATGAATATGGGATTTCCGTTCACGCTAAACATCAAACAACAAAAGAAAATATTTCTGAAATATTAAAAGGTTTTCAACGTGAAGAAAACACAAACGGTTACGAAATTTTTACCGTTTTAGGCTGGGATTATGTGGCGTTAATTGAAACGTATACTAAAGCAGCTGATTTAGCACGTAAAAACCATGTACCGGTTTTAATTCACGTACAACAATTAACTCAGCCACAAGGGCACTCAACTTCAGGTTCACACGAACGTTATAAATCGGCAGAACGTTTACAATGGGAAACCGATTTTGATTGTATTGCTAAAATGAAAAGCTGGATGATTGCCAACCAAATTGCAACAGAAGCTGATTTAGATACAATTGATGCAGATGCTAAGGCAGAAGTGCTTGAAGCTAAAAAAGCAGCTTGGAGCGCGTATTTAGAACCAATTAAGGCAGAAAGAGAACAGTTGTTAGTTGTTTTAAACAACTTGATTGTTACAAATGTAGAACCTGCTTATATTTCTAACTTAGCTGCAGAATTAAAAACCATAAAAGATCCAATTCGTAAAGACATTTTAGTAACAGCACGTAAAGTTTTATATAAAATTAAAACACAAGCTGCTAAAACTGAATTAAGCGAATGGATTAAAACATATACCGAAAAAATTCAGCCGTTATATAGCGATCATTTATTTTCGAGTTCAAATGCAAATATCGAAAATTCTCAAACTGTAAATCCTGCTTATGCAGCCGATGCTGAGTTAGTTGATGCTAGATTGATTTTACGAGATAACTTTGATGCTATTTTTAACAAATACCCAGAAACTTTAATTTTTGGAGAAGATTCTGGAAATATTGGTGATGTTAATCAAGGTTTAGAAGGCATGCAAGAAAAATACGGAGAACTACGTATTGCAGATGCCGGTATCAGAGAAGCAACTATTTTAGGCCAAGGAATTGGAATGGCAATGCGCGGATTACGCCCAATTGCAGAAATTCAGTACTTAGATTACTTGTTATACGCTTTACAAATTATGAGTGATGATTTGGCTACGTTACAATATCGTACGCGTGGGCAACAAAAAGCACCTTTAATTATTAGAACGCGTGGGCACCGTTTAGAAGGCATTTGGCACTCAGGCTCGCCAATGGGCATGATAATTAATGCTATTCGTGGTATTCATGTTTTAGTTCCGCGTAACATGACAAAAGCTGCTGGTTTTTACAACACTTTATTAAGTTCTGACGAGCCAGCTTTAGTAATTGAATGTTTAAATGGTTACCGATTAAAAGAAAAAATGCCAATTAATTTGGGTGAATTTAAAACACCTATTGGTGAAATTGAAGTTTTAAGAGAAGGTACCGATATTACTTTAGTTTCTTACGGTTCTACCCTTCGTTTGGTAGAAACAGCTGCTGAAGAATTAGCTCAAATAGGTATTTCTGTAGAAATTATTGACGTTCAATCGTTATTACCTTTTGATATAAAACATGACGTGGTTAAATCAATAGCTAAAACCAATCGTTTATTAATTGTTGATGAAGATGTTCCTGGAGGAGCTGCGGCTTATTTAATGCAACAAATAGTTGAAGAGCAAAATGCTTATCGCTTTTTAGATAGCAAACCGGAAACATTAACGGCTAAAGCACACAGACCGGCATACGGTACAGATGGTGATTATTTTTCTAAACCTTCGGTTGAAGATATTTATGAAAAAGTTTATGCCATGATGCACGAAGCAAATCCAAAAAAATATCCAAGTTTATATTAA
- a CDS encoding MoaF-related domain-containing protein: MMHSMLGKVTCLNYDNTAVHIKFDDQDHMYWKMVTDTTISFGREKISCQNLDDALLSISWKDNLDIPVNLVLNFETNNLIAIWTTDNVIHAVEGSFN; the protein is encoded by the coding sequence ATGATGCATTCCATGTTAGGTAAAGTTACATGTTTAAATTACGACAATACAGCCGTTCATATTAAATTTGATGACCAGGATCATATGTATTGGAAAATGGTTACAGACACAACCATTTCTTTTGGAAGAGAAAAAATTAGCTGTCAAAATTTAGATGATGCCTTGCTATCAATTTCCTGGAAAGACAACCTAGATATTCCAGTAAATTTAGTTTTAAATTTTGAAACAAATAATTTAATTGCAATTTGGACCACTGATAATGTTATACATGCTGTTGAAGGAAGCTTTAATTAA
- a CDS encoding gluzincin family metallopeptidase, producing MTKTNFFLLPFLLLYAVITHAQTTHHIEALFVEETKSINIKQQTQFFTSQLSQIDTLIFNDWNNAYASKISPLGKRFSDEFKGSFLLANKADLGKTTIHKFEINGQNVLPLMQQDIDLIKIPNYFNTTQPLAITIEYTVHLPNAKFSGYGIDKNGNVVLKNWLIVPSRIEGNKMVAYHNENLDDAALQNANFTATFTTLSQNRYFLAANGTVETTENVCKIEANGVKNLEIQLYKSDEFITYVTPDRLVFSNINEAKITNHQQSESVNKIVQFVDGALLIQNSNPVLVSYHDYLESPLYGLNQLPSFIAPFDNQLLFELKFLKTYISKITYQNFNDNPRTETWIRDGYQTYLIMEYINTFYPGIKMMGNISNIKPLQYYNLFRHNFNDQFYLVYLLMARKNLDQPIGDSKENAIKFNEQIAGRYKSGLNFNYLANYLGENTFENMLENYSLLTQKQQTNENDFFNLINNKASKPTDWFYNLVHSNHLIDYKIKKSETDSTGTYLHLTNKTANPYPTTLYTVKNDTITGRMWIPGFVNDTVIHFKDSDQKYVLNYFGEVPEMYRNNNWHNPNGTFGISKPIKLTFLKDTEDPNANQIFFLPEFGYNLYDGLSPALSFNNKSVLPKKFIFDVAPTYSFKTESLIGNASFTYNQMFRNQKLQNIRYNIFGNTYHYAPNLRYYKFSPSVTFSFRDPDLRINSFQNIMLRYVVLNREKSALFDPKDASYSIFNLRYSSVEHEFIRLFSKRVDLQLANIFGKISAETHYRYLFKDKRHVSVRGYFGTFLYNKTESAFFDFGVDRPTDYLYDYGLYGRSETTGFFSQQFVMAEGGFKSRFTNQYANQWLTTSNVSFTIWNWIEAYGDIGFMKSKGSNPYFIYDSGIKLNLVQDYFELYFPIYSSNGWEIAEQDYSKRIRFLITLSPRTLSSLFTRKWF from the coding sequence ATGACCAAAACAAATTTCTTTCTACTGCCCTTTTTACTTTTATATGCCGTTATAACGCATGCACAAACAACCCATCATATTGAAGCGCTTTTTGTAGAAGAAACCAAATCCATAAATATAAAGCAACAAACGCAGTTTTTCACGAGCCAATTATCACAAATTGACACCTTGATTTTTAACGATTGGAATAACGCGTACGCATCTAAAATTTCGCCTTTAGGCAAACGTTTTTCAGACGAATTTAAAGGCAGTTTTTTATTGGCCAACAAAGCTGATTTAGGAAAAACAACCATTCATAAATTTGAAATTAACGGACAAAACGTTTTGCCGTTAATGCAACAAGATATTGATCTTATAAAAATTCCGAATTATTTTAACACAACCCAACCGTTAGCAATTACTATTGAATATACGGTGCATTTACCCAATGCAAAGTTTAGTGGTTATGGTATTGATAAAAACGGAAATGTGGTTTTAAAAAACTGGTTAATTGTTCCTTCTCGTATTGAAGGAAACAAAATGGTTGCTTATCATAATGAGAATTTAGACGATGCAGCTTTACAAAACGCAAATTTTACAGCAACTTTTACTACCTTATCTCAAAACAGATATTTTTTGGCAGCCAACGGAACGGTTGAAACCACCGAAAATGTTTGTAAAATTGAAGCCAATGGAGTAAAAAACTTAGAAATTCAACTTTATAAAAGTGATGAATTTATTACCTACGTTACGCCTGATCGATTGGTTTTTTCGAACATTAACGAAGCTAAAATTACCAACCACCAACAAAGCGAATCGGTTAACAAAATTGTACAATTTGTAGATGGTGCCTTGCTTATTCAAAACAGCAATCCGGTATTGGTTTCTTATCACGATTATTTAGAAAGTCCGCTTTACGGTCTAAATCAATTACCTTCTTTCATTGCTCCGTTTGACAATCAGCTGTTGTTTGAGCTTAAGTTTTTAAAAACGTACATCAGCAAAATTACCTATCAAAACTTTAATGATAATCCGCGAACAGAAACTTGGATACGTGATGGCTACCAAACGTACCTAATTATGGAATATATAAATACCTTTTATCCGGGTATTAAAATGATGGGGAATATTTCGAATATTAAACCGCTTCAATATTACAACTTGTTTCGCCATAACTTTAACGATCAGTTTTATTTGGTTTATTTATTAATGGCTCGAAAAAATTTAGATCAGCCCATTGGCGATTCTAAAGAAAATGCCATTAAGTTTAACGAGCAAATTGCTGGGCGCTACAAATCGGGGTTAAATTTTAATTATTTAGCAAATTATTTAGGCGAAAACACGTTTGAAAACATGTTGGAAAATTACAGCTTGTTAACTCAAAAACAACAAACAAATGAAAATGATTTTTTCAATTTAATAAATAACAAAGCCAGCAAACCAACCGATTGGTTTTACAATTTAGTGCACAGCAATCATTTAATTGATTATAAAATTAAAAAATCTGAAACCGATAGCACAGGCACGTATTTGCACCTTACAAACAAAACTGCAAATCCGTATCCAACAACCTTATATACCGTAAAAAATGATACGATAACCGGCCGCATGTGGATTCCAGGATTTGTAAACGATACGGTAATTCATTTTAAAGATTCAGATCAAAAATATGTGTTAAATTATTTTGGCGAAGTTCCTGAAATGTACCGCAATAACAATTGGCACAACCCAAACGGGACATTCGGAATTAGTAAACCAATAAAACTTACGTTTTTAAAAGATACCGAAGATCCGAACGCCAACCAGATCTTTTTTTTACCAGAATTTGGCTATAATTTGTACGATGGTTTATCGCCAGCATTGAGCTTTAATAACAAATCGGTTTTACCTAAAAAATTTATTTTTGATGTTGCGCCAACATATTCGTTTAAAACAGAATCGTTAATTGGTAATGCTAGCTTTACCTACAACCAAATGTTTCGCAATCAAAAATTACAAAACATTCGGTACAACATTTTTGGAAATACTTACCATTATGCGCCGAATTTGCGTTATTACAAATTTTCACCATCGGTAACTTTTAGTTTTCGAGATCCAGATTTACGCATCAATTCATTTCAAAACATCATGTTGCGTTATGTGGTTCTTAATCGTGAAAAAAGCGCTTTGTTTGATCCAAAAGATGCCAGTTATTCTATTTTTAATTTACGATACTCGAGCGTAGAACATGAATTTATACGTTTATTTTCGAAACGAGTTGATTTACAATTGGCAAATATTTTTGGTAAAATTAGTGCCGAAACCCATTATCGTTATTTATTTAAAGACAAGCGTCACGTATCGGTTCGTGGTTATTTTGGAACATTTTTGTACAATAAAACCGAATCAGCATTTTTTGATTTTGGTGTAGATCGTCCAACCGATTATTTGTACGATTACGGCTTATACGGACGATCTGAAACTACCGGATTTTTTTCGCAACAATTTGTAATGGCCGAGGGCGGATTTAAATCGCGTTTTACCAACCAATACGCCAACCAATGGCTGACAACCAGCAACGTAAGTTTTACCATTTGGAATTGGATTGAAGCTTATGGCGATATTGGTTTTATGAAAAGCAAAGGCTCAAACCCGTATTTTATTTACGATTCGGGCATAAAATTAAACTTAGTACAAGATTATTTTGAGCTGTATTTTCCGATATATTCTAGTAACGGATGGGAAATTGCCGAGCAAGATTATTCCAAACGCATTCGGTTTTTAATAACCTTAAGCCCCAGAACGCTCTCTTCATTATTTACAAGAAAGTGGTTTTAA
- a CDS encoding tetratricopeptide repeat protein, with protein MKIRYSILAVALLMSAANYAQKSELKTLNKLSAKQGLSDKDVATFNSNSTALSAMSGLSAEDQLAADYFATIRPIIKGLSAYQKDPNAVDQFTLTQIVDVTGKLQNIKNNDNTAKKEYAAKVDDMFAQLEAVAHKLTMEAYRAEDLNNAALGFKAMYDMNNSKQEYLYNAAVLSHQNNNLDAAVNLYNALLDSGYTGETTNYLAVNKVSGQEELFDSKANRDKAVTSKVYENPTEEHVPSKKGDIYKNLVNILLYQNKGAQAKTIMADARKLNPTDTDLILAEANLYFQEGDKAKYSSLVQEAIKLKPNDPVLYYNLGVVSAEAKDNENAIKYYKKAIELNPKDYNAYNNIGVVYLSDDVNLVNKMNSLGMSKKEQAEYDALSKKRKENFQKALPFFEKAYELNPNDQLKQLLLNTYRNLDMDAKHKALKNS; from the coding sequence ATGAAAATTAGATACTCAATTTTAGCAGTAGCTTTACTAATGTCAGCTGCTAACTATGCTCAAAAATCAGAGCTAAAAACATTAAATAAATTAAGCGCAAAACAAGGGCTTAGTGATAAAGATGTTGCAACGTTCAACAGCAATTCGACTGCATTATCTGCAATGTCAGGTTTATCTGCAGAAGATCAATTAGCAGCAGATTATTTTGCTACTATCCGTCCAATTATTAAAGGACTTTCGGCTTACCAAAAAGATCCGAATGCGGTTGATCAGTTTACTTTAACTCAAATTGTTGATGTTACAGGAAAATTGCAAAACATTAAAAACAACGATAACACAGCAAAAAAAGAATATGCTGCTAAAGTTGATGATATGTTTGCACAATTAGAAGCCGTTGCTCACAAGTTAACTATGGAAGCTTACCGTGCTGAAGATTTAAACAATGCAGCTTTAGGTTTTAAAGCAATGTATGATATGAATAATTCTAAACAAGAATATTTATACAATGCAGCTGTTTTATCTCACCAAAACAATAATTTAGATGCAGCAGTTAACTTATACAATGCTTTATTAGATAGCGGTTATACCGGAGAAACAACAAATTATTTAGCAGTAAACAAAGTTTCTGGTCAGGAGGAATTATTTGATTCTAAAGCTAACCGTGATAAAGCTGTTACTTCTAAAGTTTATGAAAACCCAACAGAAGAGCACGTACCATCTAAAAAAGGAGATATTTACAAAAACTTGGTAAACATTTTATTATACCAAAACAAAGGTGCTCAAGCTAAAACCATTATGGCTGATGCACGTAAATTAAATCCAACAGATACAGATTTAATTTTAGCAGAAGCAAACTTGTATTTTCAAGAAGGTGATAAAGCTAAATATTCTAGCTTAGTACAAGAAGCAATTAAATTAAAACCAAACGATCCGGTTTTATATTATAATTTAGGTGTTGTTTCTGCAGAAGCAAAAGATAACGAAAACGCTATTAAATATTACAAAAAAGCGATTGAGTTAAACCCGAAAGATTATAACGCATATAATAACATTGGAGTTGTTTATTTAAGTGATGATGTAAACTTAGTGAATAAAATGAATTCATTAGGAATGTCTAAAAAAGAACAAGCGGAATACGATGCGTTATCAAAAAAACGTAAAGAAAATTTCCAAAAAGCTTTACCTTTTTTCGAAAAAGCATACGAATTGAATCCTAACGATCAATTAAAACAATTGCTTTTAAACACATACAGAAATTTAGATATGGATGCAAAACACAAAGCATTAAAAAATAGCTAA